The following proteins are co-located in the Pseudomonas cavernae genome:
- a CDS encoding response regulator, protein MAPRVLIVDDDPLIRELLQAYLAREGYEVQCAATAEQAEACLAASPVDLVMLDIRLPGKDGLTLTRELRVRSEVGIILITGRNDEVDRIVGLECGADDYVIKPLNPRELVSRAKNLVRRVRHAQAQSAPAAKQQLRQFAGWTLDTDRRRLIDRAGGETLLTHGEYQLLCVFLRNAGHTLSRDQLMDQIRNREWLPNDRSIDVLVGRLRRKLHDDPAEPQLIITIHGAGYLFTASAGDG, encoded by the coding sequence ATGGCTCCACGTGTATTGATCGTCGACGACGATCCGCTGATTCGCGAACTCCTTCAGGCCTACCTCGCGCGGGAAGGCTACGAGGTGCAGTGCGCCGCCACCGCCGAGCAGGCCGAAGCCTGCCTGGCGGCCAGCCCGGTCGATCTGGTCATGTTGGACATCCGCCTGCCGGGCAAGGATGGCCTGACCCTCACCCGCGAACTGCGGGTCCGCTCGGAAGTCGGCATCATCCTGATCACCGGCCGCAACGATGAGGTCGACCGTATCGTCGGCCTCGAGTGCGGGGCGGACGACTACGTGATCAAGCCGCTGAATCCCCGCGAGCTGGTGTCGCGGGCTAAGAATTTGGTGCGCCGGGTGCGCCATGCCCAAGCCCAGAGCGCCCCCGCGGCGAAACAGCAGCTGAGGCAGTTCGCCGGCTGGACCCTGGACACAGATCGCCGCCGCCTGATCGACCGCGCTGGCGGCGAAACCCTGCTGACCCACGGTGAATACCAGCTGCTCTGTGTGTTCCTGCGTAACGCCGGGCACACCCTCAGTCGCGACCAGTTGATGGACCAGATCCGCAACCGCGAATGGCTGCCCAACGACCGTTCCATCGATGTGCTGGTCGGCCGGCTGCGGCGCAAGCTGCATGACGATCCGGCCGAGCCGCAGTTGATCATCACCATCCATGGGGCCGGCTACCTGTTCACCGCCAGTGCCGGCGACGGCTGA
- a CDS encoding enoyl-CoA hydratase/isomerase family protein — protein MTTQATLLSQVEAGIAWITLNRPQQRNALDIPTLKALHALLDKLNADPAVRVLVLTGNGKSFCAGADLAEWAEAEARGALESYGWTEAAHALMSRLHSFDKPTIAAINGTAVGAGMDLALCCDFRLATQSARFKAGYTGMAYSPDAGASWHLPRLIGSEQAKRLLFLDELWSAERALAIGLVGEVCADQQLLEVTGELAARLASGPTFAFAQTKQLMREGAQRSLPEQLSAELAAGLLCGRSEDGAEALRAAVEKRTPHFIGR, from the coding sequence ATGACCACTCAAGCGACCCTGCTCAGCCAGGTGGAAGCCGGCATCGCCTGGATCACCCTGAATCGTCCGCAGCAGCGCAACGCGCTGGACATCCCGACGTTGAAAGCCCTGCACGCCTTGCTGGATAAGCTGAATGCCGACCCGGCCGTGCGCGTGCTGGTGCTCACCGGCAACGGCAAGAGCTTCTGCGCCGGCGCCGACCTCGCCGAATGGGCCGAGGCCGAAGCGCGCGGCGCCCTGGAAAGCTACGGCTGGACGGAAGCCGCCCACGCCCTGATGAGCCGCCTGCACAGCTTCGACAAGCCGACCATCGCCGCCATCAACGGCACCGCCGTCGGCGCCGGGATGGATCTGGCCCTGTGCTGCGACTTCCGCCTGGCTACCCAGTCGGCGCGCTTCAAGGCCGGCTACACCGGCATGGCCTACTCGCCGGACGCCGGCGCCAGCTGGCACCTGCCACGCCTGATCGGTAGCGAACAGGCCAAGCGTCTGCTGTTCCTCGACGAACTCTGGAGTGCCGAGCGCGCCCTGGCCATCGGCCTGGTCGGCGAAGTCTGCGCCGACCAGCAACTGTTGGAGGTGACCGGCGAGCTGGCCGCGCGCCTGGCCAGCGGCCCGACTTTCGCCTTCGCCCAGACCAAGCAACTGATGCGTGAAGGTGCGCAGCGCAGCTTGCCCGAGCAGCTGAGTGCGGAACTCGCCGCCGGCCTGCTCTGCGGCCGCA
- a CDS encoding amino acid permease → MAEAQERQGIQLTRALKSRHIFMLSLGGVIGTGLFMGSGVTINQGGPLGAVLAYLVAGLLMYLVMVCLGELSVQMPVSGSFQAHATRYIGPATGFMIGWVYWMSWATTVGLEFTAAGMLMTRWFPDIPIWYWSAFFVAVLFGLNALATRAFGEAEYWFSGIKVAAILIFIVVGALVIFGGLPLQNGDPAPLLSNLIGDSLFPNGISAVFAVMMTVVYAFQGCEIMGVAAGETDQPEKSIPQAVRNVVFRVLIFYVLAILVLSAIVPWQQAGLMESPFVQVFDMVGIPYAADLMNFVILTAILSVGNSGLYASTRILWAMSKTGMAPKSLSTLSSRGVPLRALSITLCFALISLLTSFIAADTLFMVLMAVSGMSGTVTWIVIALAQYRFRRAHLKAGGTLAELKYSAPLYPFIPLACIALCSSLFVFLAIDPTQRPSLYWGFGFIAICYAAYFLINRKRQGLAQTPVLDPSA, encoded by the coding sequence ATGGCTGAAGCCCAAGAACGACAAGGCATTCAACTGACCCGCGCGCTGAAGAGCCGGCACATCTTCATGCTGTCCCTCGGCGGGGTGATAGGTACCGGGCTGTTCATGGGCTCCGGCGTCACCATCAACCAGGGTGGGCCGCTGGGCGCGGTGCTGGCCTATCTGGTGGCCGGTCTGTTGATGTACCTGGTGATGGTCTGCCTCGGCGAACTGTCGGTGCAGATGCCGGTGTCCGGCTCCTTCCAGGCCCACGCCACGCGCTATATCGGGCCGGCCACCGGCTTCATGATCGGCTGGGTGTACTGGATGAGCTGGGCCACCACCGTGGGTCTGGAGTTCACCGCGGCGGGCATGCTGATGACCCGCTGGTTCCCCGACATCCCGATCTGGTACTGGTCGGCCTTCTTCGTCGCCGTGCTGTTCGGCCTGAACGCCCTGGCCACCCGCGCCTTCGGCGAGGCCGAGTACTGGTTCTCGGGGATCAAGGTCGCGGCGATCCTGATCTTCATCGTGGTCGGCGCCCTGGTGATTTTCGGTGGCCTGCCCCTGCAGAACGGTGACCCGGCACCGCTGCTGTCCAACCTGATCGGCGATTCGTTATTCCCCAACGGCATCTCGGCGGTGTTCGCGGTGATGATGACGGTGGTCTACGCCTTCCAGGGCTGCGAGATCATGGGCGTTGCCGCCGGCGAGACCGATCAGCCGGAGAAGAGCATTCCCCAGGCCGTGCGCAACGTGGTGTTCCGCGTACTGATCTTCTACGTGCTGGCGATCCTGGTGTTGTCCGCCATCGTGCCCTGGCAGCAGGCCGGGCTGATGGAGAGCCCGTTCGTCCAGGTGTTCGACATGGTCGGGATTCCCTACGCCGCCGACCTGATGAACTTCGTCATCCTCACGGCGATTCTCTCGGTGGGTAACTCGGGGCTCTACGCGTCCACGCGGATTCTCTGGGCGATGTCGAAGACCGGCATGGCGCCGAAAAGCCTGTCGACCTTGAGTTCGCGCGGTGTGCCCTTGCGTGCTCTGAGCATCACCCTGTGCTTCGCGCTGATCTCGCTGCTGACCAGCTTCATCGCCGCCGACACGCTGTTCATGGTGTTGATGGCGGTCAGCGGCATGTCCGGCACCGTGACCTGGATAGTCATCGCGCTGGCGCAATACCGCTTCCGCCGTGCGCACCTGAAGGCCGGCGGCACGCTTGCCGAGCTGAAGTACTCCGCACCGCTGTATCCCTTCATACCGCTGGCGTGCATCGCCCTGTGCAGCTCGCTGTTCGTGTTCCTGGCCATCGACCCGACGCAGCGGCCTTCGCTGTACTGGGGCTTCGGCTTCATCGCGATCTGCTATGCGGCTTACTTCCTGATCAACCGCAAGCGCCAAGGTCTGGCGCAGACGCCGGTGCTCGACCCGTCGGCCTGA
- a CDS encoding ATP-binding protein, whose translation MSGVAVSSGLLRRLLLFILLFSLCFTLLAGAVQLYFEYRREMRDIETRLELIRTGYLASFERSLWDLNQEQLNVQLRGLVDFPDIARARLRSADFDLVQGAEQPPGPLRLERFPLSYQPPQGEARHLGELEIGIDLGAVYRRLYSTGLTSLLWMGVFLCGLAVALSWLFHRLVTRHLRVMADFARRIAVGDWHEALRLDKQAGTRADEIDTVAHALDDMRRAILSDIQRREADRLALQDKRDELQKRVERRTASLRRAKEEAEAANLAKSRFLATMSHELRTPLNGILGMAELLRGAALDERERARLEALYKAGEGLLAILDEVLYFARLEEGESRPELVDFSLPQLVDQVLTLLEPRAQANRTELQCRFDPQVQERCRGAEQFLRQVLSNLLANAIKFTEAGEVSVAVRLLAQEPGGQRLRISVTDNGIGIPLALQGKIFERFTQASDEVARRYGGTGLGLAISKRLVELLGGRIGVESREGEGSCFWFELSLARAQRSAAVVAAAPPGRALDILVVEDVALNREVVSGLLEREGHRVSLAEDAEPALALCRAQRFDLILLDVHLPGLSGVELCRLIRGGAAGVNTDTRILALTASVQPALVRGYLDAGMQGVLAKPLKLENLRRALAGLDSAQPPAAAVELVDWQLLQTHRTLLGEQKLMGLLELLRDMLAQHRAALLEALGAGDCAEVAQLAHRLAGSSDSLGFRALAASLRQLEETALAGNAQALHELQPELQGVLQRSQDALLGLLQASA comes from the coding sequence ATGAGCGGCGTAGCGGTTTCGAGCGGGCTGCTGCGGCGCCTGTTGCTGTTCATCCTGCTGTTCAGCCTGTGCTTCACCCTGCTGGCCGGCGCGGTGCAGCTGTATTTCGAATACCGGCGGGAGATGCGCGACATCGAGACGCGCCTGGAACTGATAAGGACCGGCTACCTGGCCAGCTTCGAGCGCAGCCTGTGGGATCTCAACCAGGAACAGTTGAACGTGCAACTGCGCGGTCTGGTGGATTTTCCCGACATCGCCCGCGCGCGCCTGCGCAGCGCCGATTTCGACCTGGTCCAGGGCGCCGAGCAGCCACCGGGGCCCTTGCGGCTGGAGCGTTTCCCGCTGAGTTATCAGCCGCCGCAGGGGGAGGCGCGGCATCTCGGCGAGCTGGAAATCGGCATCGACCTCGGCGCGGTCTATCGGCGTCTGTACTCCACCGGGCTGACCAGTCTGTTGTGGATGGGCGTATTCCTCTGCGGTCTGGCGGTCGCCCTGTCCTGGCTGTTCCACCGCCTGGTCACCCGTCATCTGCGGGTCATGGCCGATTTCGCCCGGCGCATCGCCGTGGGCGACTGGCACGAGGCCCTGCGCCTGGACAAGCAGGCCGGAACCCGAGCGGACGAAATCGACACGGTGGCGCACGCGCTGGATGACATGCGCCGGGCCATCCTCAGCGATATCCAGCGCCGCGAGGCGGATCGCCTGGCCCTGCAGGACAAACGCGACGAATTGCAGAAGAGGGTCGAGCGCCGCACCGCCAGCCTGCGGCGCGCCAAGGAGGAAGCCGAGGCTGCCAACCTGGCCAAGTCGCGTTTCCTCGCCACCATGAGCCACGAGCTCCGCACCCCGCTCAATGGCATCCTCGGCATGGCCGAGTTGTTGCGCGGCGCCGCCCTCGACGAGCGCGAGCGGGCACGCCTGGAGGCCCTGTACAAGGCGGGCGAGGGGTTGCTGGCGATCCTCGATGAGGTGCTCTATTTCGCCCGGCTCGAGGAAGGCGAAAGCCGCCCGGAGCTGGTCGACTTTTCCCTCCCCCAGCTGGTCGATCAGGTGCTCACCCTGCTGGAGCCGCGGGCCCAGGCCAACCGCACCGAATTGCAGTGCCGCTTCGACCCGCAAGTGCAGGAGCGCTGCCGGGGCGCCGAGCAGTTCCTGCGCCAGGTGCTGAGCAACCTGCTGGCCAACGCAATCAAGTTCACCGAGGCCGGGGAGGTCAGTGTCGCGGTCCGCTTGCTGGCGCAAGAGCCCGGTGGTCAGCGTCTGCGCATCAGCGTGACGGACAACGGCATCGGCATTCCCCTGGCCCTGCAGGGCAAGATCTTCGAGCGTTTCACCCAGGCCAGCGACGAGGTGGCGCGGCGTTACGGCGGCACCGGGCTGGGGCTGGCGATCAGCAAGCGGTTGGTGGAACTGCTGGGCGGGCGGATCGGGGTGGAGAGCCGGGAAGGCGAGGGCAGTTGTTTCTGGTTCGAGCTCAGCCTGGCGCGGGCCCAGCGCAGCGCAGCCGTGGTCGCCGCGGCGCCGCCGGGGCGGGCACTGGACATCCTGGTGGTGGAGGATGTCGCGCTCAACCGCGAGGTGGTGTCCGGCCTGCTGGAGCGCGAGGGCCATAGGGTTAGCCTGGCCGAGGATGCCGAGCCGGCCCTGGCGCTGTGTCGGGCGCAGCGCTTCGACCTGATCCTGCTCGATGTGCATCTGCCCGGGCTGAGCGGGGTCGAGCTGTGCCGGCTGATCCGTGGCGGCGCCGCCGGGGTCAATACTGACACCCGCATTCTCGCCCTCACCGCCAGCGTGCAGCCGGCGCTGGTGCGCGGCTATCTGGATGCCGGCATGCAGGGCGTGCTGGCCAAGCCGCTGAAACTGGAAAACCTGCGCCGTGCCCTGGCCGGGTTGGACAGCGCGCAACCCCCGGCGGCCGCCGTCGAGCTGGTCGACTGGCAACTGCTGCAGACCCACCGCACCTTGCTCGGCGAGCAGAAGCTCATGGGCTTGCTGGAATTGTTGCGCGACATGCTCGCACAGCATCGAGCGGCGTTGCTGGAGGCCTTGGGGGCGGGCGACTGTGCGGAAGTGGCACAGCTGGCCCATCGCCTGGCCGGCAGCAGCGATTCGCTGGGCTTCCGTGCCCTGGCCGCCAGCCTGCGGCAGCTGGAGGAGACGGCCCTGGCCGGCAACGCACAGGCCCTGCACGAGCTCCAGCCCGAGCTGCAGGGTGTGCTGCAGCGCTCGCAGGACGCTCTGCTCGGGTTGTTGCAGGCATCCGCCTGA
- a CDS encoding substrate-binding periplasmic protein, translating into MLRACTLLLLLMTTAVPAAERIRYCDYPVYPPISWSDGQQVRGLAPQVVKTLLGKLGYEVEVVVLGNWKRCLLDAAEGRVDVVLAYSTPQREQDLLFSHVPVLREEVAIFINRRHPLRVERLEDLANYRGGLLFGESYGADFDRFVSRHGNIEWVSDNRQNFGKLIRGRIDFIAHERRTGQLFVEHLPGAADIQALPMSLTVDYLRLAVSRRSALAARLPEIDMELQRLVESGAIERWLSESEAAYRALGRPESAR; encoded by the coding sequence ATGCTGCGCGCCTGCACCCTGTTGCTCCTGCTCATGACCACGGCTGTGCCGGCGGCTGAACGCATCCGCTATTGCGATTACCCGGTCTATCCGCCGATCTCCTGGAGCGATGGCCAGCAGGTGCGCGGCCTGGCGCCGCAGGTGGTCAAGACGCTGCTCGGCAAGCTGGGCTACGAGGTCGAGGTGGTGGTGCTCGGCAACTGGAAGCGCTGCCTGCTGGACGCCGCCGAGGGGCGTGTGGATGTGGTGCTGGCCTACAGCACCCCGCAGCGCGAACAGGACCTGCTGTTCTCCCACGTGCCGGTGCTGCGCGAAGAGGTGGCGATCTTCATCAATCGCCGGCATCCGCTGCGGGTCGAGCGCCTCGAAGACCTGGCGAACTACCGCGGCGGCCTGCTGTTCGGCGAGAGCTATGGCGCGGACTTCGACCGCTTCGTCAGCCGGCACGGCAACATCGAGTGGGTGTCCGATAATCGACAGAACTTCGGCAAGCTGATTCGCGGGCGCATCGACTTCATCGCCCACGAGCGGCGCACCGGACAGCTGTTCGTCGAGCACCTGCCGGGGGCCGCGGACATCCAGGCCTTGCCGATGTCCCTGACCGTGGACTACCTGCGCCTGGCGGTATCGCGCCGTTCGGCCCTGGCGGCGCGCCTGCCGGAGATCGACATGGAGCTGCAACGGCTGGTGGAGTCCGGCGCGATCGAGCGCTGGCTGAGCGAGAGCGAGGCCGCCTACCGCGCCCTCGGCCGCCCGGAGTCCGCACGATGA
- a CDS encoding TetR family transcriptional regulator C-terminal domain-containing protein, with the protein MTQEARFSRLEPGLRKAHLIDATLACLKRHGFQGASIRKICAEAGVSVGLISHHYSGKDELVAEAYLAITGRVMNLLREAIAQAAPSARARLSAFFRASFSAELLDPQLLDAWLAFWGAVKTAEAINQAHEHSYGEYRAVLAQALGGLAGEEGWSDFDADLAAISLSALLDGLWLESGLNPSTFTPEQGVQICEAWVDGLQAGGRQRFRRATGSC; encoded by the coding sequence ATGACTCAGGAAGCCCGTTTTTCCCGTCTGGAGCCAGGGCTGCGCAAGGCGCACCTGATCGACGCCACCCTCGCCTGCCTGAAGCGCCATGGTTTTCAGGGCGCCTCGATCCGCAAGATCTGCGCGGAGGCGGGCGTTTCGGTTGGGCTGATCAGCCACCATTACTCGGGCAAGGACGAGCTGGTCGCCGAGGCTTACCTGGCGATCACCGGGCGGGTGATGAACCTGTTGCGCGAAGCCATTGCCCAGGCGGCTCCCAGCGCGCGGGCGCGGCTGTCGGCGTTTTTTCGCGCATCCTTTTCCGCCGAACTGCTCGATCCACAACTGCTGGATGCCTGGCTGGCGTTCTGGGGCGCGGTGAAAACCGCGGAGGCGATCAACCAGGCGCACGAGCATTCCTATGGTGAATACCGCGCCGTGCTCGCTCAGGCGCTCGGCGGACTGGCCGGCGAGGAGGGCTGGAGCGACTTCGATGCCGACCTCGCGGCGATCAGCCTGAGCGCGCTGCTCGATGGGCTGTGGCTGGAGTCAGGGTTGAATCCCAGCACCTTCACCCCGGAGCAGGGGGTGCAGATCTGCGAGGCCTGGGTCGATGGTCTGCAGGCAGGCGGCAGGCAGCGCTTTCGACGGGCGACCGGCAGCTGTTGA